AAATAAAAGTTTATTTTTGCTCTAAAGAAATAATGGTTTTAATTTGAGGAATGAGCATAGGAAGCTTTTCTTCTGCGATTTGCCATAGCGTTTCGTAATCTATTCCGAAGTAATCGTGAATTAAAACGTTACGAAAGTTTTGGATTTTTCTCCACTCAACGTTATGGTATTTAGACTTTATTCTATCCGGAATGTTTTTCGATGCTTCACCAATGATTTGAAAATTTCTGACAACGGCATCTACAATCATTTCGTCCGAAACAAACTCGTCAAGAGTTCTCTTACCGATATATCGAATAACTTTTTCAGACGAATCAACGATATCTTGAAGAAATAAAACGAAATCTCTTTCTTCAGACATAGATTGCTTCAGAAAAAATTTTATTTCGTAATTCTTTTCGTACAGCGGATTTCAAAACTAAGTCTATTTCGTTTTTCAAATTATCTTCAAGGAAAAACTTTAAGTCCATTAGATTGTCGAAAGTTTTTTGTCC
This genomic stretch from Ignavibacteria bacterium harbors:
- a CDS encoding DUF86 domain-containing protein is translated as MSEERDFVLFLQDIVDSSEKVIRYIGKRTLDEFVSDEMIVDAVVRNFQIIGEASKNIPDRIKSKYHNVEWRKIQNFRNVLIHDYFGIDYETLWQIAEEKLPMLIPQIKTIISLEQK